One genomic region from Apodemus sylvaticus chromosome 1, mApoSyl1.1, whole genome shotgun sequence encodes:
- the LOC127678711 gene encoding olfactory receptor 13A1-like — MMMLSLNQTEVTEFILEGFSEHPRLRPYLTGFFLSLYTVALMGNILIIALVSSSTGLHNPMYFFLCNLATMDIVCTSSVIPKALIGLVSEENTISFKGCMTQLFFLAWSASSELVLLTVMAYDRYVAICFPLHYSSRMSPQLCGALAMGVWFISAVNASVHTGLMTRLSFCGPKVITHFFCEIPPLLLLSCSPTYVNSVMTLLGDSFFGGINFILTLLSYGCIIASILRMRSAEGKRKAFSTCSSHLIVVSVYYSSVFCAYVSPASSYSPERSKVSSVLYSVLSPTLNPLIYTLRNKDVKLALGRILASFSH, encoded by the coding sequence ATGATGATGTTGAGTCTCAACCAGACAGAAGTGACAGAGTTTATACTGGAAGGGTTCTCAGAGCACCCTAGACTAAGACCGTACCTCACAGGCTTCTTCCTGTCCCTCTACACAGTGGCTCTAATGGGCAACATTTTGATCATTGCTTTGGTCAGCTCAAGCACTGGGCTCCACAatcccatgtactttttcctgtGCAACCTGGCCACCATGGATATTGTCTGCACCTCCTCTGTGATTCCCAAGGCCCTAATTGGCCTAGTGTCTGAGGAAAACACCATCTCCTTCAAGGGATGCATGACCCAGCTCTTCTTCCTTGCATGGTCAGCATCCTCTGAGCTGGTGCTGCTCACagtcatggcctatgaccgctatgtggccatctgctttCCCCTGCACTACAGCTCTAGGATGAGCCCACAGCTGTGTGGGGCCCTGGCCATGGGTGTATGGTTCATCAGTGCTGTGAATGCATCTGTGCACACTGGTCTGATGACACGGCTGTCATTCTGTGGACCCAAGGTCATCACCCACTTCTTCTGTGAGATCCCCCCACTCCTCCTGCTCTCCTGTAGTCCCACATATGTAAACAGCGTTATGACTCTTTTGGGAGATTCCTTTTTTGGAGGCATCAACTTCATACTAACTCTGTTATCCTATGGCTGCATCATTGCCAGCATCCTGCGCATGCGTTCTGCTGAGGGCAAGAGGAAGGCCTTTTCTACCTGCTCATCCCACCTCATTGTGGTCTCTGTGTACTACTCATCTGTGTTCTGTGCCTATGTCAGTCCTGCTTCCAGCTACAGCCCAGAAAGAAGCAAAGTTTCCTCAGTGCTGTACTCGGTCCTCAGCCCAACCCTGAACCCCCTCATCTACACACTGAGGAACAAGGATGTCAAGCTAGCCCTGGGCAGAATATTGGCCTCCTTTTCACATTAA